The following proteins come from a genomic window of Nostoc sp. ATCC 53789:
- a CDS encoding Cof-type HAD-IIB family hydrolase gives MQKASAIHLASTDHQAAAKDIKLLVLDIDGTIAGHSNTISTGVKQAIVAAQAKGIQVAIATGRMYRSALRFHQDIGSTLPLMAYQGAWIQDPNTQEIHRHWAVSREMAHQLLDYFEQPELRSLLSVHFYINDQLYVREITRETQIYAERSGITPIPVGDLRQTLTNEPTKILALSDDIDLIDRLLGNLRRQYTPTELYLTTSVATFFEATNASVNKGTAVRYLAEELLGLEIANVMAIGDNFNDVEMLESVGLGVAMGNAPEGVQAIAQWVAPSVEEDGAAVAIEKFLL, from the coding sequence ATGCAGAAAGCATCTGCCATCCATTTGGCATCTACCGATCATCAGGCTGCTGCAAAAGACATTAAACTACTAGTTTTGGATATAGATGGCACGATCGCAGGACACTCTAACACCATCAGCACAGGTGTAAAGCAAGCTATTGTTGCAGCGCAAGCAAAAGGAATTCAAGTAGCGATCGCTACAGGTAGAATGTATCGTTCAGCATTGCGTTTTCACCAAGACATCGGCTCTACCTTACCATTAATGGCTTATCAGGGAGCCTGGATTCAAGACCCGAACACCCAAGAAATTCATCGCCATTGGGCTGTTTCCAGAGAAATGGCCCACCAGCTACTCGACTATTTTGAACAGCCTGAGTTGCGATCGCTCCTATCTGTTCACTTTTACATCAACGATCAGCTATATGTCCGTGAAATAACCAGAGAAACCCAAATTTATGCAGAACGTTCTGGTATTACTCCGATTCCCGTTGGTGATTTGCGCCAAACTTTAACAAATGAACCGACAAAAATTCTCGCTTTGTCTGATGACATAGATTTAATCGATCGGTTATTGGGGAATTTGCGCCGCCAATATACACCGACTGAACTTTATCTCACAACATCTGTTGCTACCTTTTTTGAAGCAACTAACGCCTCTGTGAATAAGGGAACTGCTGTGCGTTACCTAGCCGAAGAATTACTTGGATTAGAGATAGCCAACGTTATGGCGATTGGTGATAACTTCAATGATGTAGAAATGCTAGAGTCTGTTGGACTTGGTGTAGCTATGGGCAATGCACCCGAAGGAGTTCAAGCGATCGCGCAGTGGGTAGCTCCTAGTGTAGAGGAAGACGGAGCAGCAGTAGCAATTGAAAAGTTTTTGCTGTAA
- a CDS encoding DALR anticodon-binding domain-containing protein: MELASAIASNLSRTCGDVFTIQIVPPGWIHFELTHSTLATWLQSLVVGSLGGREQGAGSRGAGDKGTRSENLKQVFPLVSNSPCPQVLFPIPNSQCPIPNSIFAVQHAHARCCSLVLLAHREGLIKLKQPVTNTSQGFWDVISPNPLPWLNCDQTLRLNHPGERRLIAELIQVVDNIESPDIKGSVKWEKLALNLSQAFEHFWSNCRIWGEVKVTLPELAQARLGLLMATQSVLRYVLEEKLGVFAPLEL; this comes from the coding sequence ATGGAGCTTGCTAGTGCGATCGCATCTAATTTATCAAGGACTTGTGGTGACGTTTTTACCATCCAAATTGTTCCCCCTGGCTGGATACATTTTGAATTGACTCACTCGACCTTAGCGACTTGGTTACAAAGTCTCGTAGTCGGGAGTTTGGGGGGCAGGGAGCAGGGGGCAGGGAGCAGGGGAGCAGGGGACAAGGGGACAAGAAGTGAGAACTTGAAACAAGTCTTTCCCCTTGTCTCCAATTCTCCTTGTCCCCAAGTCCTCTTCCCAATTCCCAATTCCCAATGCCCAATCCCCAATTCAATATTTGCTGTTCAGCACGCCCATGCACGTTGCTGTTCGCTGGTATTGCTGGCTCACCGAGAGGGATTGATTAAACTTAAACAACCTGTTACAAATACTAGTCAAGGTTTTTGGGATGTTATTTCTCCTAACCCTCTACCTTGGCTCAACTGTGATCAAACATTACGACTAAATCATCCAGGTGAGCGTCGTTTAATTGCCGAGTTAATACAAGTAGTAGACAACATAGAGTCCCCTGATATTAAGGGTTCTGTGAAATGGGAAAAATTAGCGCTGAATTTGAGTCAAGCTTTTGAACACTTCTGGTCTAATTGCCGGATTTGGGGTGAGGTGAAAGTTACATTACCAGAGTTAGCACAAGCCAGACTCGGATTACTTATGGCTACTCAGTCAGTATTAAGATATGTACTAGAGGAAAAGTTGGGTGTTTTTGCGCCCTTGGAGTTATAA
- the psb27 gene encoding photosystem II protein Psb27 translates to MHMKRYWSRLLALVLVVSIGLMGCSGSPDSLTGDYRQDTLAVVNVMRQALNLSQDSSDKTAVQAEARQKINDFSARYQRVNSVSGLGSFTTMRTALNSLAGHYSSYPNRPVPEKLKNRLEKELQQVEAALKRGG, encoded by the coding sequence ATGCATATGAAGCGCTATTGGTCGCGTTTGCTTGCGCTGGTTTTGGTTGTGTCTATCGGCTTAATGGGCTGTTCTGGCAGTCCAGATAGTTTGACTGGGGATTATCGCCAAGATACCTTAGCTGTGGTCAATGTGATGAGACAGGCTCTGAATCTATCACAAGATTCATCAGACAAAACAGCAGTTCAAGCAGAAGCGCGTCAGAAAATTAATGACTTTTCGGCTCGCTATCAGCGAGTTAACTCTGTTTCTGGTCTTGGTTCCTTTACAACCATGCGGACAGCCCTTAATTCCCTGGCTGGACACTACAGTTCTTACCCAAATCGTCCCGTACCCGAAAAACTCAAAAATCGTTTAGAGAAGGAATTACAGCAGGTTGAGGCAGCGCTAAAGCGTGGCGGTTAA
- a CDS encoding multicopper oxidase domain-containing protein: MPNNFALGNGKPWSRRQLLKLGLAGAGVTGAAGLWQMLNLQSKSIVKVPPFNMEAPDDVTNPMKMLRDFDYGTVKQENGRTIREFQLTAGTSIIKLNSAVSYNIWDLNGRIPGPTLRAKQGDRIRILFLNNAGHSHSLHFHGVHPAEMDGVRPISNGSATIYEFDAEPYGVHLYHCHIEPVTRHIAKGLYGMFIIDPPTPRPPADEIVLVMGGYDVNDDSHNDYYAFNGLPHYYMHNPIPIYKDQLIRLYVLNIIEYDPAVTFHLHANFFDVYRYGMSMTPSEKTDVITMGVAERHILEFAFRYPGKYMFHPHQDAIAESGCMGQFEVLTESNSQNTVKNS; this comes from the coding sequence ATGCCCAACAACTTCGCTCTAGGTAACGGAAAGCCTTGGAGCCGCCGTCAATTATTGAAGCTGGGACTAGCAGGTGCTGGAGTGACTGGTGCAGCTGGACTTTGGCAGATGCTAAATCTACAAAGCAAGTCAATCGTCAAAGTGCCACCATTCAACATGGAAGCACCAGACGATGTTACTAACCCGATGAAGATGTTAAGGGATTTTGATTATGGGACGGTAAAGCAAGAAAATGGGCGGACTATCCGTGAATTTCAGCTAACTGCTGGTACTTCCATCATAAAGCTCAATAGTGCTGTCTCTTACAACATCTGGGACTTAAATGGTCGCATACCAGGCCCAACGCTACGGGCTAAACAGGGCGATCGCATTCGGATACTATTTCTCAATAACGCGGGACATTCTCATTCTTTGCATTTTCATGGGGTTCATCCGGCGGAAATGGATGGTGTTCGCCCAATCAGCAATGGTAGCGCCACAATTTATGAATTTGATGCTGAACCTTATGGTGTACACCTGTACCACTGCCATATTGAACCAGTCACCCGTCACATTGCTAAGGGACTATACGGGATGTTTATCATCGATCCACCTACTCCCCGTCCTCCGGCTGATGAGATTGTACTAGTGATGGGTGGGTATGACGTGAATGATGATAGCCATAACGATTATTATGCCTTCAATGGTCTGCCGCACTATTACATGCATAATCCCATTCCTATTTACAAAGATCAGTTGATTAGGCTGTATGTCCTCAACATCATTGAATACGATCCAGCAGTGACTTTTCATCTCCATGCCAACTTCTTTGATGTCTACCGCTATGGCATGAGTATGACTCCTAGCGAGAAAACTGATGTGATTACGATGGGTGTAGCAGAAAGGCACATATTGGAATTTGCTTTTCGCTACCCAGGTAAGTATATGTTCCATCCCCATCAGGATGCGATCGCAGAAAGTGGTTGCATGGGTCAATTTGAAGTACTTACTGAGAGTAACTCTCAAAATACTGTAAAAAATTCTTAA
- the polA gene encoding DNA polymerase I: MSETFTSVTATRPTFILVDGHSLAYRSYFAFAKGRDGGLRTKAGIPTSICFGFVKCLLEVMATQQPQAMAIAFDLGEATFRHEADETYKADRKETPEDFIPDLENLHELLNGFNLPIFTAPGYEADDVLGTLAQRVTAAGYRVKILTGDRDLFQLIDSDKEITVLNFSPDAIKRSTNSITEFEAEQVKEKMGVLPSQIIDFKALCGDKSDNIPGVKGIGEKTAVQLLSTYGSLDNIYAALDEIKGATQKKLASGKEDSDKSRYLATIVLDVPIEINLEDCKLKGFDTSVLSPILEKLEFKSFLGKINDLQQRFGGKIEEKQEAKTDVVNPNSELRDDEDNDLWFFSASDTAAVPQQSTSPITPRIINTEAKLTELVKLLQTFTTPDIPVAWDTETTALEPRDAELVGIGCCWGMQPDEVAYIPVGHKTGENLHKDLVLEALRPILESADYPKALQNAKFDRLVLKCQGINLAGVVFDPMLASYILNPDSSHNLMDLGQRYLGLIAKSYLDLVPKGKTIADIDIPAVADYCGMDAYSTFGLVPKLREELEQIPTLSKLLVEVEQPLEAVLAQMEYTGVRINSAYLKELSQHLETELARLKEEATEIAGENFNLGSPKQLSQILFEKLGLSTKHSRKIQTGFSTDAATLEKLQEDDKSGFVEAIIEYRTLSKLKSTYVDALPALVRPDTQRVHTDFNQAATSTGRLSSSNPNLQNIPIRTAFSRQIRKAFLPEAGWLMVAADYSQIELRILAHLSQEPILVQAYQQNEDVHTVTARLVFEKENITSEERGIAKTINFGVIYGMGSLRFSRSTGIDKNIANEFIKRFNERYPKVFAYLEQVKKEAIALGYVETILGRRRYFDFTNNSLRKLKGSNPEDIDLSKLKNLGPYDAGLLRSAANAPIQGSNADIIKIAMVRLHEVLKNYQARLLLQVHDELVFEIPPDEWEELQPQIKSVMENSVQLSVPLLVEARVGENWMDTK, translated from the coding sequence ATGTCTGAAACTTTCACTTCTGTAACTGCAACACGCCCCACGTTCATCCTTGTAGATGGACACTCGCTGGCTTATCGTTCATACTTTGCTTTCGCCAAAGGGCGAGATGGAGGACTGCGTACTAAAGCAGGGATTCCTACGAGTATATGTTTTGGTTTTGTGAAGTGCCTGCTAGAGGTAATGGCAACACAACAGCCTCAAGCAATGGCGATCGCTTTTGATTTGGGTGAGGCCACTTTTCGCCATGAAGCTGACGAGACTTATAAAGCCGATCGCAAAGAAACGCCAGAAGACTTCATTCCTGACTTAGAAAACCTGCATGAGTTACTGAATGGCTTTAATCTACCAATTTTCACTGCCCCTGGTTATGAGGCGGATGATGTTTTAGGAACCTTAGCACAGCGAGTAACTGCTGCTGGGTATAGGGTGAAGATTCTCACAGGCGATCGCGATTTATTTCAACTGATCGACTCTGACAAAGAAATCACTGTTCTGAATTTTAGTCCAGATGCCATAAAACGCTCTACAAATAGCATTACGGAATTTGAAGCAGAACAAGTCAAAGAGAAGATGGGCGTTTTACCTTCACAAATTATCGATTTCAAAGCTCTTTGTGGTGATAAATCAGATAATATTCCTGGAGTTAAAGGAATTGGAGAAAAGACAGCAGTACAGCTGCTAAGTACCTATGGTTCCCTTGACAATATTTATGCTGCATTAGATGAAATTAAAGGCGCAACCCAGAAAAAACTGGCGAGTGGTAAAGAAGATTCCGATAAGTCTCGTTATTTGGCAACCATAGTTTTAGATGTTCCTATAGAAATTAATTTAGAAGATTGCAAATTAAAAGGCTTTGATACAAGCGTCTTATCCCCCATTTTAGAAAAGTTAGAATTCAAGTCTTTTTTAGGGAAAATCAACGACCTTCAACAACGTTTTGGTGGCAAAATTGAAGAAAAGCAAGAAGCCAAAACAGACGTAGTTAATCCTAACTCAGAATTGAGAGATGATGAAGATAATGATTTGTGGTTTTTCAGTGCTAGCGATACAGCAGCAGTTCCACAACAATCTACTTCTCCTATTACACCACGCATCATCAACACTGAAGCTAAACTAACTGAGTTAGTGAAACTTTTGCAAACATTTACCACCCCAGATATTCCCGTTGCTTGGGATACTGAAACTACCGCTTTAGAACCAAGAGATGCTGAGTTAGTAGGAATTGGTTGCTGTTGGGGAATGCAACCAGATGAGGTAGCTTATATTCCTGTGGGGCATAAAACTGGAGAAAATTTGCATAAAGATTTGGTGCTAGAAGCATTACGCCCAATTCTTGAAAGCGCTGATTATCCGAAAGCTTTACAGAATGCTAAATTTGATCGCCTAGTTTTAAAGTGTCAAGGGATTAATTTGGCGGGAGTAGTGTTTGATCCCATGTTGGCAAGTTACATTCTAAATCCAGACTCAAGTCATAATTTGATGGATTTAGGGCAGCGATATTTGGGATTGATAGCAAAAAGTTACTTAGATTTAGTTCCTAAAGGCAAAACCATCGCTGATATAGATATTCCCGCCGTTGCAGATTACTGCGGTATGGATGCTTATTCTACCTTTGGTTTAGTACCGAAATTGCGTGAGGAACTGGAGCAAATTCCAACTTTGTCTAAGCTATTAGTGGAAGTTGAACAGCCACTAGAAGCAGTTTTAGCCCAAATGGAATATACGGGTGTCCGTATTAATTCAGCTTATTTAAAAGAACTTTCGCAGCATTTAGAAACGGAGTTAGCCAGATTAAAAGAAGAAGCAACTGAAATAGCTGGGGAAAATTTTAACTTGGGTTCTCCTAAGCAGTTGAGCCAAATATTGTTTGAAAAGTTGGGATTAAGCACCAAACATTCTCGTAAAATTCAAACGGGCTTCTCTACAGATGCAGCAACACTAGAAAAACTCCAAGAAGATGATAAAAGTGGTTTTGTTGAGGCGATTATTGAGTATCGCACCCTATCTAAATTAAAGTCTACTTATGTTGATGCCCTACCTGCATTGGTTCGTCCAGATACCCAGAGAGTGCATACTGATTTTAATCAAGCAGCAACATCAACTGGTAGGTTATCTTCTTCTAATCCGAATTTGCAAAATATCCCGATTCGTACAGCTTTTAGTCGCCAAATTCGGAAGGCCTTTTTACCTGAAGCTGGTTGGTTAATGGTGGCTGCTGATTACTCACAAATTGAATTGCGGATTTTGGCTCATTTGAGTCAAGAGCCAATATTAGTGCAAGCATATCAGCAAAATGAAGATGTTCACACTGTTACCGCGCGGTTAGTATTTGAAAAAGAAAATATAACCTCAGAAGAACGAGGAATAGCAAAAACTATCAATTTTGGTGTGATTTATGGAATGGGTTCTTTAAGATTTTCGCGCTCAACTGGGATAGATAAGAACATTGCCAACGAGTTCATTAAGCGGTTTAATGAACGATATCCTAAAGTTTTTGCATATTTGGAGCAGGTTAAAAAAGAAGCGATCGCTCTTGGTTATGTAGAAACTATTCTTGGTCGCCGTCGTTACTTTGATTTTACTAATAACAGTTTACGCAAATTAAAAGGCAGCAATCCAGAAGATATTGATCTGAGTAAATTGAAGAATTTGGGCCCTTATGATGCGGGTTTATTACGCTCGGCGGCTAATGCACCAATTCAAGGTTCTAACGCTGATATTATCAAAATTGCAATGGTAAGACTGCATGAGGTTTTGAAGAACTATCAGGCGCGTTTGTTGTTGCAAGTACACGATGAATTAGTGTTTGAAATTCCCCCTGATGAGTGGGAAGAATTACAACCGCAAATTAAGTCGGTGATGGAAAACTCAGTCCAGTTGAGCGTGCCATTGCTGGTAGAGGCGCGTGTCGGTGAAAATTGGATGGATACAAAGTAA
- a CDS encoding PEP-CTERM sorting domain-containing protein, producing MKKKLLNTLATATTLAGIVATSSAANAASLSYTSSIDYDLTDITDAPLSVQQFDSSLGTLTGMTIGFTGDILGNAGFENTGKSSANITVNLASQLTLKLNNQSLFALNPQNSFSYEVGQFDNSIDFGGTSGRTVSGLTATQSGTQSFTNTQFLQSFIGNSNIDFLFSATANSVVSGSGNIASYVQTLAKANIKVTYDYDDVKSIPEPSATLGVGLIAGLCLLSQRKKSWIKG from the coding sequence ATGAAAAAAAAATTATTGAACACTCTTGCCACTGCGACAACTTTGGCAGGAATTGTTGCAACATCTAGCGCAGCTAATGCAGCTTCTCTCTCGTACACTAGTTCCATAGATTATGATTTGACAGATATCACTGATGCACCTCTGAGCGTCCAACAATTTGACTCATCTCTAGGCACACTCACAGGTATGACAATAGGATTTACTGGCGATATCCTGGGAAATGCAGGTTTTGAAAATACAGGTAAAAGCTCGGCCAATATAACAGTAAATCTTGCCAGTCAACTCACCTTAAAACTAAATAATCAGTCTCTGTTTGCGCTCAATCCACAAAATAGCTTCAGTTACGAAGTTGGTCAATTTGACAACAGCATTGATTTTGGTGGTACATCTGGAAGGACTGTTTCTGGACTAACTGCCACACAATCTGGTACTCAGTCTTTCACTAATACCCAATTCTTGCAGTCTTTCATTGGTAATAGCAACATAGACTTTTTGTTCTCAGCTACAGCCAATTCAGTAGTTTCAGGTTCGGGCAACATAGCATCTTATGTTCAAACGCTTGCCAAAGCAAATATCAAAGTAACTTATGACTACGATGATGTTAAATCGATACCTGAACCTTCTGCCACACTTGGAGTTGGTTTAATTGCTGGGCTTTGCCTATTGTCACAACGCAAAAAAAGCTGGATCAAAGGGTAA
- a CDS encoding phosphatase PAP2 family protein yields the protein MIRKISNFWLRHIHPRLAPLIATIGIVGLTSCLLILFVLAQLAEEVLERDAFRFDTTFLLWLHQFANPNLDNLMLFITNLGNPTTVVIVVGINLLLLWWRRYREEARFFLLACLGAFILNTGLKLFFSKPRPELWHQLISEKSFSFPSGHALGSMVLYGFIAHELATHYPRFAKLIYSLTVILIAAIGISRLYLGVHWPTDIIAGYGVGFLWLMICITMLKLQRLRQGNSVD from the coding sequence ATGATTCGAAAAATTTCTAACTTCTGGTTACGTCATATACATCCTCGTTTGGCTCCCTTAATTGCGACAATTGGTATTGTTGGACTTACTAGTTGTCTTCTCATCCTTTTTGTTTTAGCACAACTGGCTGAAGAGGTTTTAGAGCGAGATGCTTTTAGATTTGATACTACTTTTCTGTTATGGCTACATCAGTTTGCCAATCCAAATTTAGATAATTTAATGCTGTTTATTACAAATCTTGGTAATCCTACTACAGTGGTTATCGTTGTTGGCATTAATCTACTATTACTTTGGTGGCGACGCTATCGAGAAGAAGCAAGATTTTTTCTACTTGCTTGCCTGGGAGCATTCATTTTAAATACAGGGCTAAAGTTATTTTTTTCTAAACCTCGCCCGGAACTCTGGCATCAATTAATTTCTGAAAAATCTTTTAGTTTTCCTAGCGGTCATGCACTTGGTTCTATGGTGCTTTATGGTTTTATTGCTCACGAATTGGCAACTCATTATCCTCGTTTTGCCAAGTTAATTTACAGTTTGACAGTTATTTTAATTGCTGCTATTGGTATTAGCCGTTTATATTTAGGAGTCCATTGGCCCACAGACATAATTGCAGGTTATGGAGTCGGCTTTTTGTGGCTAATGATATGTATTACGATGCTGAAATTGCAGAGATTGAGGCAAGGAAACTCAGTTGATTAA
- a CDS encoding glycosyltransferase family 39 protein has protein sequence MIGRKSRLTKYLPPIWLRFVIIILLILGIFFRFAYLDRKVYSHDEAYTSLRISGYTKTEFVQQVFNGRVFAVGDIQKYQQPNSEKSLINTINSLAVEDAQHPPLYYVMVRLWMQFFGNSVATTRSLSAIISLLVFPCIYWLCLELFQSPITAWISISLLTVSPFHVLYAQEAREFGLWIVTTLLTSIALLRAIRLGSKKLWGIYAVTVALGLYTFLFSGLLAIAYGIYVFAIERFRFTKSVKAYLIATSAGFLAFFPWILIIINSLSEIDRTTASAQTRESVSFLVSGWIGNISYLFGDFWRYEPFFPDLNLPILRWGRFLVPLILILVVYSFLFLYRQAGKRVWLFVFILSGVPALALILPDLIIGGKVSLRPRYIIPCYISIQLAVAYLLATQIISSKLIVRKFWQLLMVVVISSGVISCTVSSQAETWWNKGSHKNPEIARIINKANNPLLISSNYSLNIGDLMSLIHLLDHNVQMQLVTEPSIPKIPDTFSNIFLYNPSRQFRAELEKKYKLVDVFQYSRLWRLEQKSR, from the coding sequence ATGATCGGCAGAAAATCAAGACTTACAAAATATCTCCCTCCTATTTGGCTACGGTTTGTAATCATTATTTTGTTAATATTAGGGATATTTTTTCGCTTCGCCTATCTGGATCGAAAAGTCTACTCGCACGATGAAGCTTATACCTCATTACGAATTTCTGGTTACACTAAAACAGAATTTGTTCAACAAGTATTTAATGGGCGCGTGTTTGCTGTTGGAGATATACAAAAATATCAACAGCCTAATTCTGAAAAAAGTTTAATCAATACAATCAACTCTTTGGCGGTGGAGGATGCTCAACATCCTCCACTTTATTACGTGATGGTTAGATTATGGATGCAATTTTTTGGCAATTCAGTAGCGACTACGAGAAGCTTGTCAGCCATAATTAGCTTGCTAGTCTTTCCTTGCATTTATTGGCTGTGCTTAGAATTATTTCAGTCACCCATAACAGCATGGATAAGCATATCTCTTCTAACAGTCTCGCCCTTCCATGTGCTGTACGCCCAAGAAGCAAGGGAGTTCGGTTTGTGGATAGTCACTACTTTGCTAACGAGTATTGCACTGCTGCGAGCAATAAGACTGGGTAGCAAGAAGCTTTGGGGGATTTATGCAGTAACAGTGGCACTAGGATTGTACACCTTTTTGTTTTCTGGGTTGCTAGCGATCGCCTACGGTATTTATGTATTTGCCATTGAACGCTTTCGATTCACCAAAAGTGTTAAAGCTTATCTAATAGCAACCAGTGCCGGATTTTTAGCTTTCTTTCCTTGGATTTTAATTATTATTAATAGCCTGTCTGAAATTGATCGCACAACAGCCAGCGCTCAAACCAGAGAATCTGTATCATTTTTGGTTTCTGGTTGGATTGGTAATATTAGCTATTTATTTGGTGATTTTTGGCGCTACGAACCATTTTTTCCAGATTTGAATTTGCCAATTTTGCGCTGGGGTCGATTTTTAGTTCCCTTAATACTAATCTTGGTAGTATATTCCTTCTTATTTCTTTATCGTCAAGCAGGGAAACGAGTTTGGTTATTTGTTTTTATCTTAAGTGGTGTACCTGCTTTAGCTCTCATCTTGCCTGATTTAATTATTGGAGGTAAAGTCAGCCTGCGACCAAGATATATCATTCCATGTTATATAAGCATTCAGCTAGCTGTTGCTTACTTGCTGGCAACTCAAATTATTTCTTCTAAGTTAATCGTCCGCAAATTTTGGCAATTATTAATGGTAGTAGTAATTTCCAGTGGAGTTATATCTTGTACCGTCAGTTCTCAAGCCGAGACATGGTGGAATAAAGGCAGCCATAAAAACCCTGAAATAGCTCGTATCATCAATAAAGCTAATAATCCATTATTAATTAGTAGTAATTATTCCCTAAATATTGGCGATCTAATGTCTCTCATTCATTTGCTTGATCACAACGTGCAGATGCAATTGGTAACTGAACCAAGCATACCAAAAATTCCTGATACTTTCAGTAATATATTTTTGTATAATCCTTCTAGACAGTTTCGAGCGGAGCTTGAGAAGAAATACAAACTAGTCGATGTTTTCCAGTATAGTAGGCTGTGGCGGTTAGAACAGAAAAGCAGATAA
- the cofH gene encoding 7,8-didemethyl-8-hydroxy-5-deazariboflavin synthase subunit CofH encodes MLTKIAVEEILERALMGYDLSPEEGVVLLQQTEAEAIAAIRATSDTLRHTQAGDTVTYIINRNINFTNICEQHCSFCAFRRDDGDVGAYWLDSAQILEKATNAVQRGATEICMQGGLNPQALINGKSLPYYLKVVETIKQEFPQIHLHAFSPQEVEFIARLDGLEYADVIIALRDAGVGSMPGTAAEVLDDEVRRILCPEKINTATWLEIVSTAHKLGLHTTSTMLSGHIETHEQQIGHLEKLRSLQQTAINQGYPAKITEFILLPFVGQEAPKPLRRRVGRDQPVLSDALLLGAVARIYLGNWIPNHQQSWVKLGLAGATEALVWGCNDIGGTLMEEHITTMAGALGGTCMEVENLQTAIASLGRPYQQRETLYQKVRI; translated from the coding sequence ATGCTGACAAAAATTGCTGTTGAAGAAATTCTTGAACGTGCCTTGATGGGATACGATTTATCTCCCGAAGAGGGAGTAGTGTTGTTACAACAAACTGAAGCAGAGGCGATCGCAGCAATTCGTGCTACATCCGACACACTCCGCCACACCCAAGCAGGCGATACGGTTACATACATAATTAACCGTAATATCAACTTTACTAATATTTGTGAGCAGCACTGTAGTTTTTGTGCATTCCGTCGAGATGATGGTGATGTCGGCGCATACTGGTTAGATTCGGCGCAAATTTTGGAAAAAGCGACAAATGCAGTGCAACGGGGTGCTACAGAAATCTGTATGCAGGGTGGGTTAAATCCACAAGCGCTGATAAATGGTAAATCTTTGCCCTACTACCTCAAGGTAGTGGAAACCATCAAACAGGAATTTCCACAGATTCATCTCCACGCTTTTTCCCCGCAAGAAGTGGAATTTATCGCCAGACTTGATGGACTTGAGTATGCAGATGTGATTATTGCTTTGCGCGATGCTGGTGTTGGCTCAATGCCGGGAACAGCAGCAGAAGTATTAGACGATGAAGTAAGGCGGATACTGTGTCCAGAAAAGATTAATACAGCAACTTGGCTAGAAATTGTCAGCACCGCTCATAAATTAGGCTTACATACCACTAGCACTATGTTATCTGGGCATATTGAAACCCACGAGCAGCAAATTGGACATTTAGAAAAATTGCGATCGCTCCAACAAACCGCCATCAATCAGGGATATCCAGCAAAGATCACAGAGTTTATTTTATTACCATTTGTTGGTCAAGAAGCGCCCAAACCGTTACGTCGCCGTGTTGGACGCGATCAACCAGTTTTAAGCGATGCGCTGCTGCTAGGTGCTGTGGCGCGGATTTACTTGGGTAATTGGATTCCCAATCATCAGCAGAGTTGGGTAAAACTTGGGCTTGCAGGTGCAACGGAAGCCCTAGTTTGGGGTTGCAACGATATCGGCGGCACCTTGATGGAGGAGCATATCACCACAATGGCGGGTGCTTTGGGTGGTACATGTATGGAAGTAGAAAACTTGCAAACTGCGATCGCTTCTTTAGGACGACCTTACCAACAACGTGAGACTCTTTATCAAAAAGTTAGGATTTAA
- a CDS encoding CbtB domain-containing protein, producing MTTFSQMSVLQKTAGITLSKPVQVTLYMVLSSLVIWTVLFSTYPAVHNTAHSARHHTLGVPCH from the coding sequence ATGACTACTTTTTCTCAAATGTCAGTATTGCAGAAAACCGCAGGTATTACCTTATCCAAGCCTGTGCAGGTAACACTTTATATGGTGCTATCTTCTTTAGTTATCTGGACTGTTTTGTTCTCCACCTATCCTGCGGTTCATAACACAGCACACTCAGCGCGTCACCATACATTAGGCGTTCCATGTCACTAA